The following are encoded together in the Geobacter sulfurreducens PCA genome:
- a CDS encoding HEAT repeat domain-containing protein, translating into MTDTNSDIRIAGIEPGILSSFIIELNILRRAVSAYPEGHPAIRSAAEKVAGQTDLLLAGEGSATMGIARDTILFGGHPLDRRNLVFRDLARFLSERGLTLLTVKRGVSPDELVRFCSLLGLRREEIRQRGGLGRMMTEAAILGLEVTGLDYGLFHVTEDERVTAPSADQDDLSLWERYVRGMLDGTLDPFGTVTEHHGTLAPEELARLMNGCLAGSSENRQKSYDAVITAFLRTVREAEQHPVGDDSQTARLAELAELLTPELRRQFLGSTFASLARHPAMAERVAAALSDGAVMEAFTGLTERGSSIPAVLLDLFQRFGLAAPSTAVGRAPSSHPAGAAEMARRLETVLREGDSRAFVPLPYEEDLSRLTRAGVQRAVAPELESLRLELESENAAVKAGEVIMEIIRLEPDGADPFASNLAELAEYYLATGDFGSLGGLFLRIHALEKAGAGAALREALGAPSFAAALIDAPAIWGKVRYDEIRQIISQLGSPCVTPLLDRLAVEESMTLRRWYMECLMGLGDAAGAAAVALLEDGRWYFVRNLLILLRQLDYSAGAAPARKLLAHPHPKVRQEAARTLLRFRDSQAEQWLLRGLDSSDRETLLMAVPLVDGNASRRVRAQLIELLRRGGAAADPEVRCATVRALAETGDPAALPELTRILGSRSLLRSAALNQVKLEVIRSLPRFPGQEPLRLLRDAAATGGEIAGAARVALRLAEARDR; encoded by the coding sequence TTGACTGATACGAACTCAGACATACGCATTGCCGGCATCGAGCCGGGTATTCTCTCCTCGTTCATCATCGAGCTGAATATCCTGAGGCGGGCGGTCTCGGCCTACCCGGAGGGGCATCCGGCCATCCGCTCCGCGGCGGAGAAGGTCGCCGGCCAGACGGACCTGCTCCTCGCCGGCGAGGGAAGCGCCACCATGGGCATCGCGCGCGACACCATCCTCTTCGGCGGCCACCCCCTGGACCGTCGGAACCTCGTGTTCCGTGACCTGGCACGGTTTCTCTCCGAGCGGGGGCTCACCCTGCTTACGGTGAAACGGGGCGTCTCCCCGGACGAACTGGTCCGGTTCTGCTCACTGCTGGGTCTCCGGCGCGAGGAGATTCGCCAGCGGGGTGGCCTGGGGCGGATGATGACCGAAGCGGCTATCCTGGGGCTTGAGGTGACGGGGCTCGATTACGGCCTGTTCCACGTAACCGAGGACGAGCGTGTTACGGCCCCATCGGCCGATCAGGACGATCTTTCACTCTGGGAGCGGTACGTGCGGGGGATGCTCGATGGTACCCTGGACCCCTTCGGCACGGTGACCGAGCATCACGGCACTCTGGCGCCGGAGGAGCTGGCCCGGCTCATGAACGGCTGCCTCGCCGGCTCATCGGAAAACCGGCAGAAAAGTTACGACGCGGTCATCACCGCGTTTCTCCGCACCGTACGGGAGGCCGAGCAACATCCGGTGGGAGACGATAGTCAGACGGCCCGCCTGGCCGAGCTGGCCGAACTGCTCACCCCCGAGTTACGCCGCCAGTTTCTGGGCAGTACCTTTGCGTCCCTGGCGCGCCATCCTGCCATGGCGGAGCGGGTTGCCGCAGCCCTGTCCGACGGAGCGGTCATGGAGGCCTTTACGGGGCTGACCGAACGCGGCTCCTCCATCCCTGCCGTTCTGCTCGATCTCTTTCAGCGTTTCGGTTTGGCCGCCCCCTCCACTGCTGTCGGCCGGGCCCCATCGTCCCATCCCGCCGGGGCGGCGGAGATGGCGCGCCGGTTGGAAACCGTTCTGCGAGAAGGGGACAGCCGGGCCTTCGTTCCCCTGCCCTATGAGGAAGACCTCTCCCGTTTGACGCGAGCCGGGGTTCAACGGGCGGTGGCTCCCGAACTGGAGTCCCTGCGGCTGGAACTTGAATCGGAAAATGCTGCAGTCAAGGCGGGAGAGGTCATCATGGAAATCATCCGCCTGGAGCCTGACGGAGCCGACCCGTTTGCGTCGAACCTGGCAGAGCTTGCCGAGTACTACCTCGCCACCGGAGACTTCGGTTCACTGGGGGGACTGTTCCTGCGCATCCACGCCCTGGAAAAGGCCGGTGCCGGCGCTGCCCTGCGAGAGGCACTCGGCGCTCCGTCTTTCGCGGCTGCATTGATCGACGCGCCCGCCATCTGGGGAAAAGTGCGTTACGACGAGATCCGGCAGATTATTTCGCAGCTCGGCTCCCCCTGTGTGACTCCCCTGCTTGACCGGCTGGCGGTGGAGGAGTCCATGACCCTCCGACGCTGGTACATGGAATGCCTGATGGGGCTCGGCGACGCCGCCGGCGCTGCCGCCGTCGCCCTCCTGGAGGACGGCCGGTGGTACTTCGTGCGAAACCTCCTGATCCTTCTCCGGCAACTCGACTACTCGGCCGGCGCGGCACCCGCCAGAAAGCTGCTTGCGCATCCCCACCCCAAGGTACGTCAGGAGGCGGCCCGCACCCTGCTCAGGTTCCGCGACTCCCAGGCGGAGCAGTGGCTGCTCCGCGGGCTGGACAGCTCTGACCGCGAGACCCTGCTCATGGCGGTGCCGTTGGTGGACGGCAATGCGAGCCGGCGGGTCCGGGCTCAGTTGATCGAGCTTCTGCGGCGCGGCGGCGCTGCCGCCGATCCAGAGGTCCGCTGCGCCACGGTCCGGGCGCTGGCCGAGACGGGGGATCCCGCAGCCCTGCCGGAGCTGACGCGCATTCTGGGCAGCAGGAGCCTGCTGCGCTCCGCGGCCCTCAATCAGGTGAAGCTGGAGGTGATCCGCTCGCTTCCCCGTTTCCCGGGGCAGGAGCCCCTGCGCCTGCTGCGCGATGCCGCCGCTACTGGTGGCGAAATCGCCGGTGCCGCGCGGGTCGCGCTCAGGCTCGCCGAAGCGAGGGACCGATGA
- a CDS encoding HD-GYP domain-containing protein, translating to MNEATRQRLLGALRSLVTAISGAALYAARHPRVILLRSEAFTELSAALEADEALSLVVIDGEILVEGTPLDGGLFLQRLAGMLTSRGIGHLKFLRGVTEEELAALASILAGSGTAGGEFHSSPHVRFGRVEVRYSGGTDGTGHASGLPAMEIGRFMELYQGVARHRRSHVTGLADLVAGFITALREQASPLAALAPLRDVDEYTFTHSVNVCVLNLAQAMALGIDGPLLQEIGIAGMLHDIGKMFVPPEILTKPGQLDDDEWAVMRRHPLMGARCLAETPGVPRLAVVATFEHHLKHDLSGYPSVAAGWRQSLCSEMTTLSDFFDALRTRRAYRDSMELRQIAGILLEKRGRDFHPLLTRNFLLVLSRLAA from the coding sequence ATGAACGAAGCGACGCGTCAACGGCTTCTCGGGGCACTCAGGTCGCTGGTCACGGCCATTTCCGGCGCCGCCCTCTACGCGGCCCGGCATCCCCGCGTCATCCTGCTGCGTTCCGAGGCGTTCACAGAGCTGTCGGCCGCCCTTGAGGCGGACGAGGCCCTGTCGCTGGTGGTCATCGATGGCGAGATACTGGTGGAGGGCACGCCGCTTGACGGAGGGCTGTTTCTGCAACGCCTCGCGGGAATGCTCACGTCCCGGGGGATCGGGCACCTCAAGTTCCTGCGCGGCGTGACGGAAGAGGAGCTGGCGGCCCTGGCATCGATTCTCGCTGGGTCGGGAACGGCGGGTGGCGAGTTCCATTCGTCACCCCACGTGCGGTTCGGCCGGGTGGAGGTCCGCTATTCCGGGGGCACGGACGGCACCGGACACGCCTCGGGCCTGCCCGCCATGGAGATCGGCCGTTTTATGGAGCTGTACCAAGGGGTCGCCCGCCACCGGCGCAGCCATGTGACCGGCCTGGCCGATCTGGTGGCGGGCTTCATCACCGCCCTGCGCGAGCAGGCCAGTCCGCTGGCGGCCCTGGCCCCTTTGCGGGACGTTGACGAATATACATTCACCCACTCGGTGAACGTCTGTGTCCTCAATCTGGCCCAGGCCATGGCCCTGGGCATCGACGGGCCTCTCCTGCAGGAAATAGGCATTGCCGGCATGCTTCACGACATCGGCAAGATGTTCGTTCCCCCCGAGATACTCACCAAGCCGGGCCAGCTGGATGATGACGAATGGGCCGTCATGCGCCGCCATCCCCTCATGGGAGCCCGCTGTCTGGCTGAAACCCCCGGCGTGCCGCGGCTCGCAGTGGTTGCCACCTTCGAGCACCATCTAAAGCACGATCTCTCCGGCTATCCGTCCGTTGCCGCCGGCTGGCGCCAGAGTCTCTGCAGCGAGATGACGACCCTTTCGGACTTTTTCGATGCCCTGCGCACCCGGCGCGCCTACCGCGACTCCATGGAACTCCGTCAGATAGCCGGCATCCTGCTGGAGAAGCGGGGCCGGGATTTCCATCCCCTCCTCACCCGCAATTTTCTGCTGGTCTTGAGCCGGCTTGCCGCCTAA